A window of Argopecten irradians isolate NY chromosome 1, Ai_NY, whole genome shotgun sequence contains these coding sequences:
- the LOC138308841 gene encoding mucin-22-like, translated as MGMTAPENISNHGREQRTKKERHKGQRTQKQRHIGQRTQKQSKETHRTEDTEAKTHRTENTEAKTHRTEDTEAKTHRTEDTEAKTHRTEDTEAKTHRTEDTEAKTHRTEDTEAKTHRTENTEAKTHRTENTEAKTHRTENTEAKTHRTEDTEAKTHRTENTEAKTHRTEDTEAKTHRTEDTEAKTHRTENTEAKTHRTEDTEIKTHRTENTEAKTHRTEDTEAKTHRTENTEAKTHRTENTEAKTHRTENTEAKTHRTERTQKQRHIGQRTQKEYRRKHIGQRIQKQRHIGQRIQKETHRTENTEAKTHRTENTEAKTHRTENTEAKTHRTENTEEKTHRTENTEEKTHRTEKTEAKTHRTENTEAKTHRTKNTEGKTHRTENTEAKTHRTENTEAKTHRTENTEAKTHRTENTEAKTHRTENTEAKTHRTENTEAKTRGQRIQKETQGQIIQKKHRGQRIQKETQRTEKTEGNTEDREYRRKHRGQRIQKETQMT; from the exons ATGGGCATGACGGCTCCTGAAAACATATCCAAT CATGGTAGAGAACAGAGAACAAAGAAGGAAAGACACAAAGGGCAGAGGACACAGAAGCAAAGACACATAGGACAGAGGACACAGAAGCAAAGCAAGGAGACACATAGGACAGAGGACACAGAAGCAAAGACACATAGGACAGAGAACACAGAAGCAAAGACACATAGGACAGAGGACACAGAAGCAAAGACACATAGGACAGAGGACACAGAAGCAAAGACACATAGGACAGAGGACACAGAAGCAAAGACACATAGGACAGAGGACACAGAAGCAAAGACACATAGGACAGAGGACACAGAAGCAAAGACACATAGGACAGAGAACACAGAAGCAAAGACACATAGGACAGAGAATACAGAAGCAAAGACACATAGGACAGAGAATACAGAAGCAAAGACACATAGGACAGAGGACACAGAAGCAAAGACACATAGGACAGAGAACACAGAAGCAAAGACACATAGGACAGAGGACACAGAAGCAAAGACACATAGGACAGAGGACACAGAAGCAAAGACACATAGGACAGAGAACACAGAAGCAAAGACACATAGGACAGAGGACACAGAAATAAAGACACATAGGACAGAGAACACAGAAGCAAAGACACATAGGACAGAGGACACAGAAGCAAAGACACATAGGACAGAGAATACAGAAGCAAAGACACATAGGACAGAGAATACAGAAGCAAAGACACATAGGACAGAGAATACAGAAGCAAAGACACATAGGACAGAGAGAACACAGAAGCAAAGACACATAGGACAGAGGACACAGAA AGAATACAGAAGGAAACACATAGGACAGAGAATACAGAAGCAAAGACACATAGGACAGAGAATACAGAAGGAAACACATAGGACAGAGAATACAGAAGCAAAGACACATAGGACAGAGAATACAGAAGCAAAGACACATAGGACAGAGAATACAGAAGCAAAGACACATAGGACAGAGAATACAGAAGAAAAGACACATAGGACAGAGAATACAGAAGAAAAGACACATAGGACAGAGAAAACAGAAGCAAAGACACATAGGACAGAGAATACAGAAGCAAAGACACATAGGACAAAGAATACAGAAGGCAAAACACATAGGACAGAGAATACAGAAGCAAAGACACATAGGACAGAGAATACAGAAGCAAAGACACATAGGACAGAGAATACAGAAGCAAAGACACATAGGACAGAGAATACAGAAGCAAAGACACATAGGACAGAGAATACAGAAGCAAAGACACATAGGACAGAGAATACAGAAGCAAAGACAAGAGGACAGAGAATACAGAAGGAAACACAAGGACAGATAATACAGAAGAAACACAGAGGACAGAGAATACAGAAGGAAACACAGAGGACAGAGAAAACAGAAGGAAACACAGAGGACAGAGAATACAGAAGGAAACACAGAGGACAGAGAATACAGAAGGAAACACAGATGACATAG